In Cryptomeria japonica chromosome 10, Sugi_1.0, whole genome shotgun sequence, a genomic segment contains:
- the LOC131076148 gene encoding subtilisin-like protease 3, producing the protein MVLLAASAHAEETTFIVHLEQPETALTTLHDHKKWYSQFVGQEKVVMYAYKDVLNGFAARLTEAEVEAMREMPGFIAAYPDALLPLHTSYSAQFMGLSTTRGLWPATDFGKGVIIGMLDTGVWPESPSFDDTGMPSPPAKWKGMCESAPDFNSSNCNNKLIGARTFLSGQTEGNSSPRDEEGHGTHTSSTAAGTHVANASLFGYAAGTASGMASGAHVAMYKVCGLAGCFLSDVLAGMDQAMADGVDILSISIGGTSEPFDNDPIAVGAFTAVQKGIFVSCSAGNGGPGYSTLANEAPWIMTVGASTMDRNFIANVQLGDGRVFYGESLYPGNGLSESLPLVHIPTESGNLCLNGSLSSSDVAGKIVLCEQGTIARIAKGEVVLAAGGAGMIFLANSSTGDAVVADAHFLPATFVGYTSGLAIKAYAASSKSATAAIDFKGTVFGNIEGPAVASFSSRGPSSVNPEILKPDVIGPGVNILAAWPLDLSSTGLPEDKRLVKFNIISGTSMSCPHVSGLAALLKAAHPEWSPAAIKSALMTTAGVIDKKGLPILDSATNISADVFATGAGHVNPEKAASPGLVYDLSPADYIPYLCGLDYTASQIRVIVGTNVTCPTDPESTRPGNLNYPSFSALFDITVAPVTAAFKRTVTNVGAANSTYVASIETPLGVEVTVTPSVLFFKEVMEKQSYNIKFTVSTPAAHSFAQGSLTWVSNSTSLVYQVRSPISIVWYKP; encoded by the coding sequence ATGGTCCTATTGGCTGCGAGTGCTCATGCAGAGGAAACAACGTTCATTGTTCATCTTGAGCAGCCAGAGACGGCCTTAACTACTTTGCATGATCACAAGAAATGGTACTCCCAATTTGTAGGCCAAGAAAAAGTTGTGATGTATGCTTACAAGGATGTGTTGAACGGATTCGCTGCTCGGTTGACGGAAGCGGAAGTGGAAGCAATGAGAGAGATGCCAGGCTTTATTGCAGCGTATCCGGACGCTCTACTGCCATTGCACACGTCCTATTCCGCTCAATTTATGGGCCTCTCTACCACTCGTGGACTGTGGCCGGCGACTGACTTCGGCAAGGGGGTTATAATTGGGATGTTGGACACGGGTGTGTGGCCAGAGAGTCCTTCCTTCGACGACACCGGCATGCCTTCCCCGCCCGCCAAGTGGAAGGGTATGTGCGAAAGTGCCCCGGATTTCAATTCATCCAACTGTAACAACAAGCTAATCGGAGCCCGAACCTTTCTCAGCGGCCAAACAGAGGGTAATTCCAGTCCGCGCGACGAAGAAGGTCATGGCACTCATACTTCATCTACCGCTGCCGGTACCCACGTTGCCAATGCCAGCTTGTTCGGTTATGCCGCTGGAACGGCGTCTGGCATGGCTTCGGGTGCTCATGTAGCCATGTATAAGGTCTGCGGCCTCGCTGGGTGTTTTTTATCGGATGTTCTGGCAGGCATGGACCAAGCGATGGCCGACGGAGTCGACATTCTATCGATCTCTATTGGAGGAACCAGTGAGCCGTTCGACAACGATCCCATCGCCGTGGGGGCCTTCACTGCGGTACAGAAGGGCATTTTCGTCAGTTGCTCCGCAGGCAACGGCGGGCCGGGTTACTCTACTCTTGCAAACGAGGCACCCTGGATCATGACCGTGGGCGCGAGCACCATGGACAGAAATTTCATCGCAAACGTCCAACTCGGCGATGGGAGGGTTTTCTATGGGGAGTCTCTGTACCCGGGCAACGGCCTTTCGGAATCCCTGCCGCTGGTCCACATACCCACAGAGAGCGGAAACTTGTGTCTCAACGGGAGCCTAAGCTCCAGTGATGTTGCAGGAAAGATTGTGTTGTGTGAACAAGGCACAATAGCGAGGATTGCGAAGGGTGAGGTGGTTCTAGCAGCGGGAGGCGCGGGCATGATATTTTTAGCAAACAGTTCAACCGGGGATGCAGTCGTAGCAGATGCTCATTTCTTGCCAGCGACCTTCGTCGGCTACACATCTGGACTCGCCATCAAAGCTTACGCCGCATCCTCGAAATCAGCGACTGCAGCCATAGATTTTAAGGGCACCGTGTTCGGCAACATAGAAGGGCCTGCTGTGGCGTCATTTTCGTCTAGGGGTCCGAGCTCTGTGAATCCGGAAATCCTGAAGCCGGACGTGATAGGTCCCGGTGTTAATATTCTTGCTGCATGGCCTTTAGACCTCAGCTCCACGGGCCTCCCTGAGGACAAGAGGCTGGTCAAGTTCAATATAATTTCGGGCACCTCCATGTCCTGTCCCCATGTAAGCGGGCTTGCTGCTTTGCTCAAAGCAGCTCATCCAGAGTGGAGCCCAGCCGCCATCAAATCTGCACTCATGACTACGGCAGGCGTTATTGATAAGAAAGGCCTACCCATCCTTGACAGCGCCACCAACATTTCGGCTGACGTTTTTGCTACAGGAGCAGGACATGTAAATCCGGAGAAAGCAGCGAGCCCGGGCCTTGTCTATGACCTCTCACCGGCCGACTACATTCCATACCTTTGCGGCCTAGACTACACAGCTAGCCAGATTCGAGTCATCGTGGGTACAAATGTGACTTGCCCTACTGACCCTGAGAGCACTCGCCCTGGAAATTTAAATTACCCATCCTTCTCTGCGCTTTTCGACATAACCGTAGCACCGGTCACTGCTGCCTTCAAACGAACGGTGACTAATGTTGGGGCTGCGAACTCGACATACGTCGCCAGCATTGAGACGCCCCTTGGAGTGGAGGTTACTGTGACTCCATCAGTTttattcttcaaggaagtgatggagaagCAGAGTTACAACATCAAATTCACGGTATCTACTCCAGCAGCGCACTCTTTTGCTCAAGGTTCTCTTACATGGGTTTCCAATTCCACCTCTCTTGTTTACCAAGTTAGAAGCCCCATATCCATTGTCTGGTATAAACCATAA